CGGTGGCCATCCCGTCTTCCGGACCCGATGTCCGGATATTCGCTGGTCAACGCCTTTCGTATCCATCGAGAATACCGACCGGAAGGGATTCACAGGAGGAGTTGGCGGAAAAGGGCGCCTTGACCGACCGGAGCACCCCACTGCCGACACACCACCGATCTCGGTCGGACTCTTGCGTCATCGCGAACCCGATCAGCATCCGTATGGCGAGGGTCGAGTCGCGGGGTCGGCGCTCACCTCAGTGGCCGGGCCACAGACCCCGACGTCGAGTCGGCGTGCTCGCGGCGCTGCCGTAGCGTGGTGGGTGGTTGGGTAAGGAAGGTGGTGCGTGGTGTCGGAGAGTGCAGGTCAAGAACCGGTCTTCGGATCGGTGGAAGACGTGATCGACCGGTTGGCGAGCACGGGGTACCTGGCGGACAAGGCCACCGCTACCTCGGTGTTCCTCGCCGATCGGCTCGGCAAGCCGCTGCTGATCGAGGGTCCGGCAGGTGTCGGCAAGACCGAGTTGGCGCGCGCGGTCGCGCAGACTTCGGGCGCCGAGCTGGTCCGTTTGCAGTGCTACGAGGGTGTCGACGAGGCTCGCGCACTGTACGAGTGGAACCACGCCAAGCAGATCCTGCGCATCCAAGCGTCCAGTGAAAACGACTGGGAGGAGACGAAGGCCGACGTCTTCACCGAGGAGTTCCTGCTCTCCCGGCCGCTGCTCACCGCGATCCGGCGCACCGATCCGACGGTGCTGCTGATCGACGAGACCGACAAGGCCGACGTCGAGATCGAAGGGCTGCTGCTCGAGGTGCTCAGCGACTTTGCGGTGACCGTCCCGGAACTGGGCACCATCACCGCCAGCCGCAAGCCGTTCGTCGTGCTCACCTCGAACGCCACCCGCGAGCTGTCCGAGGCGCTCAAGCGCCGCTGCCTCTACCTGCACCTGGACTTCCCGGACGAGGAGCTCGAGCGCCGCATCCTGGCCAGCCGGGTCCCTGAGCTGTCTGCCGCCGTCGCCGCGCAGCTGGTGCGGATCGTGCACGTTCTGCGCGGCATGCAGCTGAAGAAGCTGCCCTCGGTCGCCGAATCGATCGACTGGGGACGCACGCTGCTCGCCCTCGGGTTCACGGATCTGGACGACACCACCGTCCGCGCCACCCTCGGTGTCGTGCTCAAACACCAGAGCGACCACCAGCGCGCGCTGGCCGAACTGAAGCTGGCCTGAGCCATGGCAGCGGGATCGGTCCCCGTGGATGTCGGGCCACTGCGCGCGCCGCACGGACTGCCCGGACATCTCGTCGGATTCGTGGAGGCGCTGCGGGCGCGCGGGATCCCGGTCGGCCCCTCGGAGACGGTGGACGCGGGTCGCGTGGTGACCGTGCTCGACCTGATGGACCGTGAGGTCCTGCGCGAGGGCCTGGCCTGCGCGCTGCTGCGGCGCACTACGCACCGCACGACCTTCGACGGGATGTTCGACCTGTGGTTCCCGGTCGCGATCGGTGAACGCACCGCGGCGCCGGACGAGGTCGAGATTCCGCACACCCGCACGGGCGACGTGGACATTCCGGCGCTGCGCGAGCTGCTCGCGGAACTGCTGGGGCAGGAGGCGGCCACCCCGCAACTGGAGGCACTGGCCACGCAGCTGGTCGAACAGCTCGGCCAGTACCAATCCGCCCGTGGCCCTTCGTTCTCGGCGTACCAGGCGTTGCGCGAGGTGCAGCCGCAGACGTTGCTGGCCAAGATCGTCGCCGGACTGGTCGTCGGACCGAACACCAGCGACTTCGACACCGAGATCGCCCGCCGCGCGGTGCGGCGGCGCATCGACCGCTTCCGCGCGACCGTGGAGGCCGAGACCAGACGGCGGGTCGCCGAACGGATCGGCCGCGAGCGCGTAGCGACCTATGGCGTCGCCCGCCAAGCCGAGGAGGTCGACTTCCTGCGCGCCTCCGAGGCCGAGCTGGCCGAGCTCAAACGTGGCACGCAGCGCCTGGCGCGCATCCTCGCGGCACGTCTTGCGGTGCGGCGCAGGCACTCTCGCCGCGGCGAGATAGATCTGCGGCGCACCCTCCGCAAATCCATGTCGACCGGCGGAGTGCCGATCGACCTGGTGCACCGCAAGCCGCGTCCGGGCCGCCCGGAGCTGGTGCTGCTCTGCGATGTGTCCGGCTCGGTGGCCGGCTTCAGCAACTTCACCTTGCTGCTGGTGAGCGCGTTGCGTGAACAGTTCTCCCGGGTGCGGATCTTCGCGTTCGTCGACCAGGTGGACGAGGTGACCCGGTTCTTCGATCCGCGCACTCGGCTGGACACGGCGATGACGAAGATCTTCACCGAGGCCGGCGTGGTCGGTGTGGACGGGCACTCGGACTACGGCAACGCGCTTGCCGGATTCGCCAGGGACTATCCCGACGCCGTCACCAGCCGAAGTTCGCTGCTGATCCTCGGCGATGCCCGCACCAATTACCGAGACCCGGAGCTGGCGACGCTGCGGTCGCTGGTCGGTATGGCCAAGCACGCGCACTGGCTCAACCCGGAGCCCCGCAACCAGTGGGGCTCGGGCGATTCCGCCGCTGACAGGTACGGGCAGGTGATCGAGATGCACGAATGCCGCTCGGCGAAACAGCTGACCGCCGTGGTGTCCCGGCTGCTGCCGGTCTGAGGAAGGACGATGTCAGCCCGGCTGGGTCGATGAAGCGCACCGCGACCGCGGAGGTGGTCGTGCGCAAGCTGCCGAAGTCCAAGCGCCCTACTCGATGATCGAAAGGGTTCGTTAAGCGAACCATTGGCGTACGCCGACAAGATCGGCCGCATGGTGAACAAAACGCCGAATGGTCGGCCGTTCCTCCAAGCGCGACGACATCGAAGGCGCCCGGTGCGAGTTCCTCGGGCAGTTCGGCATCGGGCTGCTGGCCTGCTTCATGGTCGCCGAGACCGTCCGGGTGGTCACTCGATCGGCTGTCGACACCGC
The DNA window shown above is from Nocardia sp. NBC_01730 and carries:
- a CDS encoding vWA domain-containing protein yields the protein MAAGSVPVDVGPLRAPHGLPGHLVGFVEALRARGIPVGPSETVDAGRVVTVLDLMDREVLREGLACALLRRTTHRTTFDGMFDLWFPVAIGERTAAPDEVEIPHTRTGDVDIPALRELLAELLGQEAATPQLEALATQLVEQLGQYQSARGPSFSAYQALREVQPQTLLAKIVAGLVVGPNTSDFDTEIARRAVRRRIDRFRATVEAETRRRVAERIGRERVATYGVARQAEEVDFLRASEAELAELKRGTQRLARILAARLAVRRRHSRRGEIDLRRTLRKSMSTGGVPIDLVHRKPRPGRPELVLLCDVSGSVAGFSNFTLLLVSALREQFSRVRIFAFVDQVDEVTRFFDPRTRLDTAMTKIFTEAGVVGVDGHSDYGNALAGFARDYPDAVTSRSSLLILGDARTNYRDPELATLRSLVGMAKHAHWLNPEPRNQWGSGDSAADRYGQVIEMHECRSAKQLTAVVSRLLPV
- a CDS encoding AAA family ATPase, yielding MSESAGQEPVFGSVEDVIDRLASTGYLADKATATSVFLADRLGKPLLIEGPAGVGKTELARAVAQTSGAELVRLQCYEGVDEARALYEWNHAKQILRIQASSENDWEETKADVFTEEFLLSRPLLTAIRRTDPTVLLIDETDKADVEIEGLLLEVLSDFAVTVPELGTITASRKPFVVLTSNATRELSEALKRRCLYLHLDFPDEELERRILASRVPELSAAVAAQLVRIVHVLRGMQLKKLPSVAESIDWGRTLLALGFTDLDDTTVRATLGVVLKHQSDHQRALAELKLA